The Leptospira selangorensis sequence ATAAACGGAAGAATGTGGAAAGTAGGAATACGAACATGACTCCCATTGTGCTCAATACCGGAATTTTCAAAAATAAAGGGAGGCCGGTTTGTAGCAGACTTTTCAGTACTTCTATCTTTTCGGGTCCGCCTGAAAAATAGAAGGGCGACATCCATAGAAAGATTGCAAGAGCGGGAAGCATCTTTAGGTAAAAAATTTTTTTGGACTCGGGTGTGTTTCCCATCGCAAGAAGAAGATAACGTTCGATGAAGGGACCCATCAATCCCGAAACAGGAAGATGGGTGAGATATAATCCAGGGTAATATATGATCACCTTACAAGTGAGTAAGAATGCGTGAGTGAGAAAGATACCGACTAAGAAAAAAATAATCGCTAATAGATTTTGTTTTTCTCCTCTAGGAGAAGAGAAAATTTCTCCGAGTGAAAATAAAAAAGCGAGTCCGATCGAAAAGGCTAAAAATAAAGAAGTATAAGATTGGGTTCCAAACTCGTTCATGTTGTAATTTCCGCGATGCCAACCTTCTCCGCAGCCTTTGTTAAAGATAAGTCTGCAGAATATAATTTAACACTTCCTAAGATACAACTTGCAAGCAAATGTGCGTCGATCCAGCCGATTCCTAGTCCGGCCAGCGAATTTCTTTCGGAAAATATCATGGTCTCTTTATGGTTTGCAATCGGAACTTCTTTCAATTGGGCATATTCGGTTAGAAAGGAATTCTTATTTTTAAAATTTCCCAAACTGAGTTCTCCCTCTACCATAGGATGACGTCGTACTAAGCCAAGGCTTAGTAGTTCGACCAGTTTGGGATCCGATTTGCGCAGATGATTGATCCAAACTGAGGTGTCTACGAGCACCGCCGTCATTTAGAGGTTTTTTTGCGGGTAGGACCTTCCGCTTTTGGATCGCTTCCACCTAAGAGAGCCATTCTTTCTGCAGATTTTTCTCGAATAAGTGCACGCAATCCCTCCTGCACGAGACGTGTCTTTTCTAAGATCCCGGTATAATCTTGTGCACTGGAGATCAGTTCGTCTGGAATGTATAGAGTGGTTTTGACAGCTAACATGAATGGTAATATATGGTGTTAAGTGCCATATGTCAAGAGAGTGGGAGCGGAAAAGTGATTCGGCGCTAGAAAATTGGTTCCGCCTTACCGCTGGCGGAGAAAATTTTGAATGTACGTTACCTTCTTCTCATATGTCTTGTTTACTTATGTCACATAAGAGAGATATCATCTCACTAAAGTCAAGTAGGGCTTTGCGAA is a genomic window containing:
- a CDS encoding type II toxin-antitoxin system VapB family antitoxin — translated: MLAVKTTLYIPDELISSAQDYTGILEKTRLVQEGLRALIREKSAERMALLGGSDPKAEGPTRKKTSK
- a CDS encoding type II toxin-antitoxin system VapC family toxin; translated protein: MTAVLVDTSVWINHLRKSDPKLVELLSLGLVRRHPMVEGELSLGNFKNKNSFLTEYAQLKEVPIANHKETMIFSERNSLAGLGIGWIDAHLLASCILGSVKLYSADLSLTKAAEKVGIAEITT